One Candidatus Ornithobacterium hominis genomic region harbors:
- a CDS encoding 1,4-dihydroxy-2-naphthoyl-CoA synthase: MNWKIVDKFNFTDITYKKCNGVARIAFNRPAVRNAFRPKTTSELLQAFQDAQEDTRVGVILLSSEGPSPKDGKWAFCSGGDQSARGKEGYVGEDGYHRLNILEVQRLIRFMPKVVIAVVNGWAVGGGHSLHVVCDMTLASKEHAIFKQTDADVTSFDGGYGSAYLAKMVGQKKAREIFFLGRNYSAQEAFEMGMVNAVVEHDKLEETAYEWAQEILKKSPISIKMLKFAMNLTDDGMVGQQVFAGEATRLAYMTDEAKEGRDAFLEKRKPNFEKKWIP, from the coding sequence ATGAATTGGAAAATCGTTGATAAATTCAATTTCACAGATATTACATACAAAAAATGCAACGGAGTAGCTAGAATTGCTTTCAATCGTCCAGCGGTGCGAAATGCGTTCCGTCCTAAGACTACCTCTGAACTACTACAAGCTTTTCAAGATGCACAAGAAGATACTAGAGTCGGAGTTATTCTGTTAAGCTCAGAAGGCCCGTCACCCAAAGATGGAAAATGGGCTTTTTGTAGTGGTGGAGACCAATCTGCTAGAGGGAAAGAAGGCTATGTGGGTGAAGATGGGTATCATCGTTTAAATATTCTAGAAGTTCAACGCCTAATCCGCTTTATGCCCAAGGTAGTGATTGCAGTTGTGAATGGTTGGGCTGTGGGTGGAGGACATAGTTTGCACGTGGTTTGCGACATGACTTTGGCGAGTAAAGAACATGCGATTTTTAAACAAACTGATGCAGATGTAACTAGTTTTGATGGGGGCTATGGGTCTGCTTATTTAGCTAAAATGGTGGGGCAGAAAAAAGCTAGAGAAATATTCTTTTTAGGGCGAAATTATTCTGCACAAGAGGCATTTGAAATGGGAATGGTCAACGCTGTGGTAGAGCATGATAAACTGGAAGAAACGGCCTATGAGTGGGCGCAAGAAATTTTGAAAAAATCGCCTATTTCTATCAAAATGCTAAAATTCGCCATGAATCTAACCGATGACGGTATGGTAGGGCAACAAGTTTTTGCTGGTGAAGCGACACGTTTAGCTTATATGACGGATGAAGCTAAAGAGGGAAGAGATGCTTTTTTAGAAAAGAGAAAACCCAATTTTGAAAAAAAATGGATACCGTAA
- a CDS encoding FISUMP domain-containing protein, translating to MKKLLFSLAILSAIAVTAQVGINTDEPKAMLDISAKDDQKGDLRIQDVEEEKSTQWLLIWDEKDQKVKRTNLSGIKREILNEIRIDYIRKKQPARAGDIINKIKQCTPENILFDKHFGDGKHDFVYCATIVSDKVGNKEYNKTWLNLNLGAAYADINSPNFNPTVNKTGEAIHSDENLYGSLYQWQRASDGHEFRDSDTALDQAKNWVNTGDSVGKFITGSENWVKDGSDASGSELRLWQAGGVNNPCPSGYHVPTIEEWDELLNVLGGGNKVWSQTKLPNLAAAGFHRYVDGLLYYKGSRGYYWSSSASDSSYARYMYFRSSYSGTNGINRRAYGYSVRCIEN from the coding sequence ATGAAGAAATTATTATTTTCTTTAGCCATATTATCAGCGATTGCGGTCACTGCTCAGGTGGGCATTAACACAGATGAGCCAAAAGCCATGCTAGACATCAGCGCAAAAGACGACCAAAAAGGAGACCTTCGCATACAAGATGTTGAGGAGGAAAAATCCACCCAATGGCTTTTAATTTGGGATGAAAAAGACCAAAAGGTGAAGCGCACAAATCTTTCAGGGATTAAAAGAGAAATATTGAATGAGATAAGGATAGATTATATTCGTAAGAAGCAGCCAGCCAGAGCTGGGGATATCATCAATAAAATCAAACAATGTACGCCAGAAAACATACTTTTTGATAAGCACTTTGGTGACGGCAAGCATGATTTTGTGTATTGTGCCACAATAGTAAGTGATAAAGTGGGCAATAAAGAATACAATAAAACATGGCTCAACCTTAACCTTGGAGCGGCGTATGCAGACATAAATAGTCCTAATTTTAACCCTACCGTTAATAAAACAGGCGAAGCAATCCACAGTGACGAAAATCTCTACGGTTCATTATACCAATGGCAAAGAGCAAGTGATGGGCATGAGTTTAGGGATTCAGATACTGCTCTCGACCAAGCAAAAAATTGGGTAAATACAGGAGATTCAGTGGGGAAGTTTATTACTGGAAGCGAAAACTGGGTAAAGGATGGTAGTGATGCATCAGGATCAGAATTACGCTTGTGGCAAGCAGGCGGAGTTAATAACCCTTGCCCGTCAGGTTACCATGTTCCGACTATAGAGGAGTGGGATGAATTACTCAATGTACTAGGAGGTGGAAATAAAGTGTGGAGTCAGACTAAGTTGCCAAACCTTGCAGCTGCTGGCTTCCATCGCTATGTCGATGGTTTACTGTACTACAAGGGTTCTCGCGGGTACTACTGGAGTAGCTCTGCTAGCGACAGTAGCTACGCTCGCTACATGTACTTCCGCAGTAGCTACAGCGGTACGAACGGCATCAACCGCCGAGCTTACGGGTACAGCGTGCGTTGTATTGAGAATTAA
- the mscL gene encoding large conductance mechanosensitive channel protein MscL, which produces MLKEFRDFILTGNVIDLSVAVILAGAVSMVVNGFTEDIMMPIVGQFSDEIDFSDKKIILSPAVGVKGEEGFKPENAIRYGAWVNALVNLVIVGFILFVIVKAYGTVRKPKEKKASGPTQEELLAEIRDILQKKA; this is translated from the coding sequence ATATTAAAAGAATTTAGAGATTTTATCCTGACGGGGAATGTAATCGATTTATCAGTTGCTGTAATTTTGGCAGGAGCTGTAAGTATGGTGGTCAATGGATTTACAGAAGATATTATGATGCCAATCGTGGGGCAATTCTCAGATGAAATTGATTTTTCTGATAAAAAAATTATTTTATCTCCAGCAGTGGGGGTAAAAGGCGAAGAAGGATTCAAGCCCGAGAATGCCATCCGTTATGGAGCTTGGGTTAATGCATTGGTGAATTTAGTTATCGTTGGTTTCATTCTTTTTGTGATTGTAAAGGCTTATGGTACAGTGAGAAAGCCAAAAGAAAAGAAGGCATCTGGGCCTACGCAAGAAGAGCTTTTGGCAGAAATCAGAGATATTTTACAGAAAAAGGCTTGA
- a CDS encoding BT_3928 family protein, protein MKFLVSLIRVFVGIFFIISGLVKVVDPRGFSYKLEEYFAPDVLDLAFLIDYALPLATFFVIFEIILGFLLLMGLWRKFTLYSLLFVIVFFTFLTFYSAYFNKVTDCGCFGDALKFTPWQSFGKDIILLIGILFLFWERKYIYRWISKPYAYTFLSLGLLFSIFLAYRGIWHLPIKDFRAYAVGKNIVEGMKSAKELGLPQTKFKTQYTLRNTLNDKMLKISEEEYMGDPKYWGDQSIYEFIGTEDEVIQKGYEPPIHDFVIYCNNEDQTQKILNEEKVILVITPFPLEVNEEERNAVTTWLNVAGNKKIPQIHLSTNENPTFGLPPCLVDGITLKTMIRANPGVMILEKGIIKNKFHWRDLPSQL, encoded by the coding sequence ATGAAATTTTTAGTCAGTTTAATTCGAGTATTTGTCGGTATATTTTTCATTATTTCTGGCCTAGTCAAAGTGGTAGACCCAAGAGGTTTTTCTTATAAATTAGAAGAATATTTTGCCCCAGATGTGCTAGATTTAGCTTTTTTGATTGATTATGCCTTGCCTTTAGCTACATTTTTTGTAATTTTTGAAATTATTTTAGGATTTCTGCTTTTGATGGGGTTGTGGCGGAAGTTTACACTTTATTCGCTTTTATTCGTTATTGTATTTTTCACATTTTTAACTTTTTATTCAGCTTATTTCAATAAGGTGACCGATTGCGGTTGCTTTGGTGATGCACTCAAATTCACTCCGTGGCAATCTTTTGGTAAAGACATAATTTTACTCATCGGCATTTTATTTTTATTCTGGGAGAGAAAATACATTTATCGTTGGATTTCAAAACCTTACGCTTATACATTCTTAAGTTTAGGTTTACTATTCTCTATTTTTTTAGCTTATCGTGGCATTTGGCATTTACCTATCAAAGATTTCAGAGCCTATGCGGTTGGGAAAAATATTGTGGAAGGCATGAAGTCTGCTAAAGAATTGGGGCTTCCTCAAACGAAGTTCAAAACACAATATACGCTGAGAAATACGCTAAATGATAAAATGCTGAAAATCAGTGAAGAAGAATACATGGGAGATCCAAAATATTGGGGAGACCAGTCTATTTATGAATTTATAGGAACGGAGGATGAAGTGATTCAAAAAGGTTATGAACCGCCTATTCACGATTTTGTGATTTATTGTAATAATGAAGACCAAACGCAAAAAATTCTGAATGAAGAAAAAGTTATACTGGTCATTACTCCTTTTCCGTTAGAGGTAAATGAAGAAGAGCGAAATGCTGTGACTACTTGGCTGAATGTAGCTGGGAATAAAAAAATTCCACAAATTCATTTGTCAACAAATGAAAATCCGACTTTTGGTTTGCCACCGTGTTTAGTTGATGGCATTACGCTTAAAACGATGATACGAGCAAACCCTGGCGTTATGATTTTGGAGAAAGGTATTATTAAAAATAAATTTCATTGGCGTGATTTGCCTTCTCAACTTTAA
- a CDS encoding DUF192 domain-containing protein, protein MKQIKIILLFSILGLISCKNEKKHSTTANTEEIDIQFIKQGEVYLKNEADTLKIIDAEFAENNNTRRIGLMNRSSLGENEGMLFIFDEDNSSSFWMKNTRIPLDILFFDKDSILINYHENARPYETKIQYGANANYRFVLEVNGGKAKTWGVEPSKTKISYSKN, encoded by the coding sequence ATGAAACAAATTAAAATTATTCTTTTATTTTCTATTTTAGGATTAATTAGCTGTAAAAATGAAAAAAAACATTCTACGACGGCAAATACAGAGGAGATAGATATTCAATTCATCAAACAAGGAGAAGTTTATTTAAAAAACGAAGCAGATACCCTCAAAATTATTGATGCAGAATTTGCTGAAAATAATAATACACGCCGAATCGGATTGATGAATCGCTCTAGTTTGGGCGAAAATGAAGGAATGTTATTTATTTTTGATGAAGATAATAGCTCTTCATTTTGGATGAAAAACACAAGAATTCCATTGGATATTTTGTTTTTTGATAAAGATAGTATCCTGATTAATTATCATGAAAACGCCCGTCCTTATGAAACTAAAATTCAATATGGAGCAAATGCAAACTACCGTTTTGTACTGGAAGTGAACGGAGGTAAAGCAAAAACTTGGGGTGTTGAACCAAGTAAAACAAAAATTTCTTATTCTAAAAATTAA
- the yidD gene encoding membrane protein insertion efficiency factor YidD, with protein sequence MKGLQKILIAPFILLIKFYQWAISPWLGSNCRFTPTCSQYGIEALKTHGLYYGLYLTIRRILRCHPRGGSGYDPVP encoded by the coding sequence TTGAAAGGCTTACAGAAAATATTAATCGCACCTTTTATCCTTTTGATAAAATTCTATCAATGGGCTATCAGTCCTTGGCTGGGGAGCAATTGCCGTTTTACACCCACGTGTTCTCAGTATGGGATAGAAGCACTGAAAACGCATGGCTTGTACTATGGTTTATACCTGACAATTCGCAGGATTTTGCGCTGTCACCCTAGGGGAGGAAGTGGTTATGATCCTGTGCCGTAA
- the tpiA gene encoding triose-phosphate isomerase, which translates to MRKKIVAGNWKMNKTWEEAKNLLLNINNYVSAHETCEVIVAPPAPYLDKATDIFQSKAKIAAQNVSEYEDGAYTGEISTGILKSINVEIAIIGHSERRSLFGETNEMIGKKVDRALNEGITPIICCGEVLEERKSGNQQKVVSEQLIAALAKVDTDGAKNIIIAYEPVWAIGTGETASPEQAQEMHKAIRDLLAEKYTQAVADEIRILYGGSVKPSNAEDLFSQPDIDGGLVGGASLNAEDFKAIISAGS; encoded by the coding sequence ATGAGAAAAAAAATTGTAGCTGGGAATTGGAAAATGAACAAAACCTGGGAAGAAGCTAAAAATTTATTATTGAATATCAATAACTATGTATCTGCACATGAGACTTGCGAAGTGATTGTGGCTCCGCCAGCACCTTACTTGGATAAGGCTACAGATATTTTCCAAAGTAAAGCAAAAATTGCGGCACAGAATGTATCTGAATATGAAGATGGCGCTTACACAGGAGAAATTTCAACAGGAATTTTAAAATCCATCAATGTAGAAATCGCAATTATAGGGCATTCTGAGCGTCGCTCTTTGTTTGGCGAAACCAACGAAATGATTGGTAAAAAGGTAGACCGCGCTTTAAATGAAGGAATTACACCTATCATCTGCTGCGGGGAAGTTTTAGAGGAAAGAAAATCAGGAAATCAGCAAAAAGTCGTGTCTGAACAACTGATTGCTGCTTTGGCAAAAGTAGATACTGATGGAGCTAAAAATATAATAATTGCTTACGAACCCGTTTGGGCAATAGGTACAGGTGAAACTGCAAGCCCTGAGCAAGCACAAGAAATGCATAAAGCCATCAGAGATTTATTGGCAGAAAAATACACCCAAGCTGTTGCTGATGAAATCCGAATTTTGTACGGTGGAAGCGTGAAACCTAGTAACGCCGAAGACTTATTTAGTCAACCCGATATCGATGGGGGATTGGTAGGAGGTGCCTCACTTAACGCCGAAGATTTTAAAGCAATTATCAGCGCTGGAAGTTAA
- the galB gene encoding beta-galactosidase GalB codes for MKKTFFYPLSLLAVFQINAQNRSEFLLEKNWKFSRTEDANFMTSTFDDSQWQTVTVPHDWAIYGPFSPKNDMQNVAIIQDGQTEATEHAGRTGGLPFVGVGLYRKQFEIPQYSKGKKVTLVFDGAMANSKIYMNGQYVGEWPYGYNSFHFDVTDFVVEGKKNTLAVHLMNRPEQSRWYPGAGLYRNVSVVVTDEVHIPIWGTYVTTPVVNKDFAKVNLKTKINKASKNGNFVLETIIRNDKGNKVSSQKTKLSKFDQNEFNQDLIVENPVLWTLDRPTLYKAESKLYSNNKLVDTYSTTFGIRTIELKPNDGFYLNGEKTVFKGVCMHHDLGPLGAAVNDAAIRRQIRIMKDMGVNAIRTSHNMPAPELVRACDEMGMMLMVETFDEWKQAKVQNGYNLFWDNWAEKDIVNVVHHFRNNPSIVMWCIGNEVPEQGNGNEGPKRNKFLQDIFHREDPTRPVTNGMDNPKAVVDNNFAAILDVAGFNYRPHLYHENYAKIPQQLILGSETASTVSSRGVYKFPVERKAMAKYPDHQSSSYDVEHCSWSNLPEDDFIQHEDLPYTIGEFVWTGFDYIGEPTPYYTDWPSHSSLFGIVDLAGIPKDRYYLYRSHWNKKDETLHILPHWNWKGREGEVTPIFVYTNYPSAELFINGKSQGKRTKDLSITRDGSANKEAEKTFERQKRYRLMWMDTKYEPGTVKVVAYDEHGKEVAEKEMKTAGKPHRIELSVDRSIIKADGKDLAFINVKIVDKDGNFCPDETRKINFKIKGSGSYKAAANGNPASLESFQAPFMKLFSGQLTAIVQSAENPGTIIFEASAKGVKSAKIKIEVQ; via the coding sequence ATGAAGAAAACGTTTTTTTATCCCCTAAGCCTTTTAGCCGTTTTTCAAATAAATGCACAGAATCGTAGTGAATTCCTTTTAGAAAAAAACTGGAAATTCTCTCGCACAGAAGATGCTAATTTTATGACTTCAACCTTTGATGATAGCCAGTGGCAAACCGTTACTGTACCCCACGACTGGGCAATCTATGGGCCGTTTAGTCCTAAAAATGATATGCAAAATGTAGCTATTATCCAAGATGGGCAAACGGAAGCAACCGAACATGCTGGGCGGACTGGCGGGTTACCCTTTGTTGGTGTAGGGCTTTATAGGAAGCAGTTTGAAATCCCCCAATATAGTAAAGGGAAAAAGGTAACGTTGGTATTTGATGGGGCTATGGCAAATTCAAAAATTTATATGAATGGTCAGTATGTAGGAGAATGGCCTTATGGTTACAATTCCTTTCATTTTGATGTTACCGATTTTGTAGTTGAAGGGAAAAAAAACACACTTGCTGTTCATTTGATGAATCGTCCAGAGCAATCAAGATGGTATCCAGGAGCAGGCTTGTATCGGAATGTTTCTGTAGTGGTGACCGATGAGGTTCATATCCCAATTTGGGGAACTTATGTTACTACGCCAGTAGTCAATAAAGATTTTGCTAAAGTTAATTTAAAGACCAAAATTAATAAGGCTTCTAAAAATGGGAATTTTGTACTAGAAACCATCATTAGGAATGATAAAGGTAATAAAGTTAGCTCTCAAAAAACGAAACTAAGCAAATTTGATCAAAATGAATTCAACCAAGATTTAATTGTAGAAAATCCTGTTTTATGGACGCTAGATCGCCCTACGCTTTACAAAGCAGAATCTAAATTGTATAGTAATAATAAATTGGTAGATACTTACTCAACTACTTTTGGAATAAGAACCATTGAGCTTAAACCAAATGATGGGTTTTACCTTAATGGAGAGAAAACTGTATTTAAAGGTGTTTGTATGCATCACGATTTAGGCCCATTGGGTGCAGCTGTGAATGATGCTGCCATCCGTAGACAAATCCGCATTATGAAAGATATGGGGGTTAACGCTATTCGCACTTCGCACAACATGCCAGCGCCAGAATTAGTGCGTGCTTGTGATGAAATGGGTATGATGCTGATGGTGGAGACTTTTGATGAATGGAAACAGGCAAAAGTGCAAAATGGATATAATCTTTTTTGGGACAATTGGGCAGAGAAAGATATAGTCAATGTGGTTCATCATTTTAGAAACAACCCGTCTATCGTGATGTGGTGCATTGGTAATGAAGTGCCAGAGCAAGGCAATGGCAACGAAGGCCCTAAGAGAAACAAATTTCTGCAAGATATTTTCCATCGTGAAGACCCAACTCGTCCTGTAACTAATGGTATGGATAATCCTAAAGCTGTAGTTGATAATAATTTCGCTGCTATATTGGATGTAGCTGGCTTCAATTATCGTCCTCATCTTTATCATGAAAATTATGCTAAAATTCCTCAGCAACTAATTTTAGGTAGCGAAACAGCCTCAACTGTGAGTTCAAGAGGTGTTTATAAATTTCCTGTTGAAAGAAAGGCAATGGCAAAGTACCCAGACCATCAATCTTCATCCTATGATGTAGAGCATTGCAGTTGGAGTAATTTACCAGAAGACGATTTCATTCAGCATGAAGATTTACCCTATACCATCGGAGAATTTGTATGGACAGGTTTTGATTACATAGGAGAACCAACTCCCTACTATACCGATTGGCCAAGTCATAGTTCGCTTTTTGGGATTGTAGATTTAGCAGGAATCCCAAAAGATCGTTATTATCTTTATCGTAGCCATTGGAATAAAAAAGATGAAACTTTGCATATTCTCCCTCACTGGAATTGGAAAGGACGAGAAGGCGAAGTAACTCCAATTTTTGTCTACACTAATTACCCTTCTGCAGAGCTCTTTATTAATGGTAAAAGTCAAGGAAAGCGAACCAAAGATTTAAGCATTACCCGAGATGGAAGCGCTAATAAAGAAGCTGAAAAAACATTTGAAAGACAAAAAAGATATCGCCTGATGTGGATGGATACCAAATATGAACCAGGAACCGTGAAAGTAGTAGCCTACGACGAGCATGGGAAAGAGGTTGCTGAAAAAGAAATGAAAACTGCAGGAAAACCCCATCGCATTGAACTTTCTGTTGATAGATCAATCATAAAGGCTGATGGTAAAGATTTAGCATTCATCAACGTAAAAATTGTAGATAAAGACGGAAATTTTTGCCCAGATGAGACCAGAAAAATTAATTTTAAAATAAAAGGTTCAGGTTCTTACAAAGCAGCAGCAAATGGGAATCCTGCCAGTTTAGAGTCTTTTCAAGCTCCTTTTATGAAGTTATTTAGTGGGCAACTTACAGCAATTGTACAATCTGCTGAAAATCCTGGCACAATCATTTTTGAAGCCAGTGCCAAAGGTGTAAAAAGTGCTAAAATTAAGATTGAAGTGCAATAA
- a CDS encoding DUF1599 domain-containing protein — MEKTINEYKNVVKECRSLFEDKLKDYGASWRILRASSVTDQIYIKINRLRTLQEINERRVDEDDKSEFIAIFNYSMIALIQLNQGFANQIDINHQEAMDLYDEFTKEAFELMQAKNHDYGEVWRDMRISSITDLIMQKLYRIKKIEDNAGQTIISEGLPANFLDMANYAVFSLILLEENSNS; from the coding sequence ATGGAAAAAACAATAAATGAATACAAAAATGTGGTAAAAGAATGCCGCTCGTTGTTTGAGGATAAATTAAAAGATTATGGTGCTTCTTGGCGAATTTTACGAGCTTCTTCTGTTACCGACCAGATTTACATTAAAATTAATCGACTAAGGACGCTGCAAGAGATAAATGAACGCCGTGTGGATGAGGATGATAAAAGCGAATTTATTGCGATTTTTAACTATTCAATGATTGCTTTAATTCAGCTAAACCAAGGTTTTGCAAATCAGATTGATATCAATCATCAAGAAGCAATGGATTTGTATGATGAATTTACGAAAGAAGCTTTTGAATTGATGCAGGCTAAAAATCATGATTATGGAGAAGTTTGGCGAGATATGCGAATTTCTTCCATTACTGATTTGATTATGCAAAAATTGTATCGTATCAAAAAAATTGAAGATAATGCTGGGCAAACCATTATTTCTGAAGGCTTACCAGCAAATTTTCTTGATATGGCAAATTATGCTGTTTTTAGTTTAATCCTTTTAGAAGAAAATTCCAATTCATGA
- the lgt gene encoding prolipoprotein diacylglyceryl transferase, whose translation MLNYITWQGSEGFNILGFTLHFYSLMWVAAFLIGYRIMAYFFQKEGVSKEHLDPLFLYTFFGAVLGARLGEYLFYDPRAFIERPLEVFLPIQYSPGSEALFGMIKNYKFVGFQGLASHGATLGLLISSYLFTKKYLKGKNLLWLLDRLAITVAIGGAFVRIGNFVNSEIVGKPSNLPWAVLFEKQSPSYGELVPRHPAQLYEAGCYILLFFILWFLYQKPHMRKKNGFIFGLFFVLLFVIRYIIEFFKEDQGVEWVAETLNLNLNNGQLLSIPFILIGLFIIYQVNKKNHETN comes from the coding sequence ATGTTAAATTATATCACTTGGCAGGGCTCAGAAGGCTTCAATATTTTAGGCTTTACCTTGCATTTTTACAGTCTCATGTGGGTAGCAGCTTTCTTGATAGGTTACCGCATTATGGCCTATTTTTTTCAGAAAGAAGGTGTCAGTAAAGAACATTTAGACCCTTTATTTTTATACACCTTTTTCGGAGCCGTGCTTGGAGCACGTTTAGGAGAGTATTTATTTTATGACCCGAGAGCTTTCATTGAACGCCCACTGGAGGTCTTTTTGCCGATTCAATATTCACCAGGGAGCGAAGCTCTCTTTGGGATGATAAAAAATTACAAATTTGTAGGATTTCAAGGTTTAGCTAGCCACGGAGCCACATTGGGGCTATTGATAAGCTCTTATCTTTTTACAAAAAAATACTTGAAGGGGAAAAACTTACTTTGGCTATTAGACCGTTTAGCAATAACCGTAGCGATAGGAGGAGCATTTGTACGGATTGGGAATTTTGTAAATTCAGAAATAGTAGGTAAACCATCTAATCTACCGTGGGCAGTTTTGTTTGAGAAGCAAAGTCCGAGCTATGGAGAATTAGTCCCTCGGCATCCTGCACAACTCTATGAGGCAGGTTGTTACATTTTGCTTTTTTTCATTCTTTGGTTTTTGTATCAAAAACCTCACATGAGAAAGAAAAACGGATTTATTTTCGGGTTATTCTTTGTGCTACTATTTGTTATCCGATACATCATTGAATTTTTCAAAGAAGACCAAGGAGTGGAATGGGTTGCAGAAACATTAAATTTAAATTTAAACAATGGGCAGCTTTTAAGTATTCCGTTCATTCTCATTGGGTTATTTATAATTTATCAAGTAAATAAGAAAAATCATGAAACAAATTAA
- the folP gene encoding dihydropteroate synthase, whose amino-acid sequence MTINCKGQLLDLEKPKVMAILNLTPDSFFDGGRNNNISKALKKTEEYLNEGANIIDIGAQSSRPGADFLEEEEELQRMMPTLEAILQEFPQIIISVDTFWSKVARESIAAGAAIINDISAGSIDEKMFETVGELKVPYILMHMQGTPTDMQKNPQYENITIEINQFFAQKIQALKKLGVNDIILDPGYGFGKNLNHNYELLQNQKFLGFEKFPILVGISRKSMLCRLLKVNPENALNGTTALHMLTLLGGAHILRVHDVREAVESIQIFEAFKNPKKINLNNERK is encoded by the coding sequence ATGACAATTAACTGCAAAGGTCAATTATTAGATTTAGAAAAACCAAAAGTCATGGCGATTCTCAATCTCACGCCCGATTCATTTTTTGATGGCGGGAGAAACAATAATATTTCTAAAGCCTTAAAAAAAACAGAAGAATACCTAAACGAAGGAGCCAACATTATCGACATCGGAGCGCAGTCAAGCCGTCCTGGGGCAGATTTTTTGGAAGAAGAGGAAGAACTTCAGCGAATGATGCCGACATTGGAAGCCATTTTGCAAGAATTTCCACAAATTATAATTTCGGTAGATACCTTTTGGTCAAAAGTTGCTCGAGAAAGTATAGCGGCAGGGGCAGCGATTATCAATGATATTTCTGCTGGCTCTATTGATGAAAAAATGTTTGAAACCGTGGGAGAATTAAAGGTTCCTTACATTCTGATGCATATGCAAGGCACACCCACTGATATGCAAAAAAATCCACAATACGAGAACATTACGATAGAAATTAATCAGTTTTTTGCTCAAAAAATTCAAGCCTTAAAAAAATTAGGGGTAAATGATATCATCTTAGACCCAGGCTATGGGTTTGGTAAAAATTTGAACCATAATTATGAATTATTGCAAAATCAAAAATTTTTAGGCTTTGAAAAATTTCCAATTTTAGTCGGTATATCCAGGAAATCAATGCTGTGCCGATTGCTAAAAGTTAATCCTGAAAATGCACTCAACGGCACTACAGCATTACATATGCTGACCTTACTCGGCGGAGCTCATATTTTGCGCGTGCATGATGTGAGAGAAGCTGTGGAAAGTATTCAAATTTTTGAAGCTTTTAAAAACCCAAAAAAAATTAATTTAAACAATGAAAGGAAATAA
- the rlmB gene encoding 23S rRNA (guanosine(2251)-2'-O)-methyltransferase RlmB: MKGNKIYGINPVSEAIESGKTIDKMMVQKGLKGDSAQVLLKKARDLNIPTQYVPVQKLNRLMSGNHQGVIAFLSPIDFYSIENVLPSIYEQGKNPLFLILDRVSDVRNFGAIARTAQCCGVDAIIIPEKGAAAINEDAVKTSAGALFKIPVCRERNLAKTIEFLQLSGIQVIASSEKSEKNIYQTDLGKPLALLMGNEGEGIAPELIKKSDEVVHLPILSDMDSLNVSVACGALLYECIRQRNFT, encoded by the coding sequence ATGAAAGGAAATAAAATATACGGAATTAATCCCGTTTCTGAAGCGATAGAAAGCGGGAAGACAATAGATAAAATGATGGTACAGAAGGGCTTGAAAGGTGATTCGGCACAAGTCTTGCTAAAAAAAGCTAGAGACCTAAACATCCCGACACAATATGTTCCTGTCCAGAAATTGAATAGATTGATGAGTGGAAATCACCAAGGTGTGATTGCGTTTCTTTCCCCGATTGATTTTTATTCTATCGAAAATGTTTTGCCTAGTATTTACGAGCAAGGTAAGAATCCACTTTTTTTAATTCTTGACCGTGTAAGCGACGTCAGAAACTTTGGTGCCATTGCCCGCACAGCGCAGTGCTGTGGCGTAGATGCTATCATTATTCCTGAGAAGGGAGCAGCTGCCATCAACGAAGATGCGGTGAAGACTTCCGCTGGAGCCTTATTTAAAATCCCAGTTTGTCGAGAGAGAAATTTAGCTAAAACCATTGAATTCCTGCAACTGTCAGGTATACAGGTGATTGCTTCAAGCGAAAAGAGTGAAAAAAATATTTATCAGACTGATTTGGGGAAACCGCTTGCGCTTCTCATGGGTAACGAAGGTGAAGGAATTGCACCAGAACTCATCAAAAAATCAGATGAAGTAGTACATTTGCCCATTCTCAGTGATATGGATTCGCTCAATGTTTCGGTAGCTTGCGGAGCTTTACTCTACGAATGTATCCGTCAGCGTAATTTTACGTAA